In Bos indicus isolate NIAB-ARS_2022 breed Sahiwal x Tharparkar chromosome 25, NIAB-ARS_B.indTharparkar_mat_pri_1.0, whole genome shotgun sequence, the DNA window GCCCTGGTCCTCAGCCTTTGTGCTGCCCTGCATGTGACCAACCAGCGTGGGAGGCAGGACAGCTGTCTTTTGTCCCTGCCCCGCAGCCACCCTCCAGTGGCCCTGGGCAGAACCTGGGTGGCGTGCTTTGGTGCCCGCACCCTTTGTCACCATAAATGAACAAGAACTGTGTACCCTTGGGCCTCTAAAGTTTACACAGGCCTGTGCCCAGGTGCCAGGAAGCAAACGCACCTTTAGGGATAAACTTCAATGAGCTGCTGAAAATTCAGAAGCGGGACTGTCCGCGCTTGGGGCCATCGTTCAGGAACTCATGGCCCAGCCCGTTGCCACACCTGCCACAGGATACCTGGGGAGACAAGGCAGCCATAAAAACAGCTACAGCCATGGCCCCCGCAGTGGGGGTCCTCACACCCATTTCCCAAGGTAACTGCTGTCGGCCCCATCTCACAGCCTCCCCGGAAAGCTGTCGTTTCCCTGTCCTCACCAAGACCCCAGGGTCACCCAATAATTTGGGGTGGCAGCTCCCCAGCTGAGGCCAGAGGCCTGGAATAGACAGACGCTAGGCCCCCGCAGCTGAGGGGGAGCAGCAGGAAGGGGGACCTGGTTCCAGGTCCCCCTGGCCAacacccctcccctgcctccctgctgCTACCACTCACCTTTATGGCTTCAGGCCGATTGTGCTCTGGCCGCTTGGCCACACTGTCAGCATGGATGGTCTCAGTGAACGCCGGCCATGGGGATGAGTGTGCGTACTTGGAGCGGCTGGAGAAGAGCTCATAGCCACACTTGGCACACACGTAGATACCTGGGGCGGAAGGGAGGCAAGAGCAGAGATGCTGGCTCCAACACCTCGGGGGAGAGCTCCCAAATCCTGGGCGAGACCCCAGGAAAGGACAGCAGGACCCGGGTTACTAGGTGGGCTGCACATCCTCCCCATGTACCCACCCACCACCCACAGGCCTGGACATCAACTCTGTAGGGGAGACACGGCATGGAGTTCATGTTGAATGGTTCTGAGCCTGTGCCAGAGACCAGGAGAGTCACTTTTCACACTTATCTCACTGGCTCTTCTTAACAACCCTGTGACGCaaatgttcccattttacagatgaggaagctgaggtgcAGGCATACAAAACATTCAGCTACAGGGTGTGCAGCCAGGAaggaacccaggcagtctgatgAGGACACAGCTCTGCCCCCCAAACACGCAAACAGGCCTCACCACCACTagcccacctcccttcccatgtGGCTGACCCTCTGCCCAAAGAAGCCTTGAGCTGGATGCCCAGCCACGGGCCTGCtctccaaacaggaaaagaaagatcCCAGCAAAAACACTTCCGGTCCAGACAGAGGGCCCAGGAAGACAGAGGGGCAGGGAGAAAAATGGGTTAAACTATCCCCAAAAGATCActttgaggggggaaaaaaggttgCAAAATTGACTTGCAGAACAGGAAACTGCTTGGGGGTCCCTCAAGGGGTACTGAGTCACCTTTTGCCCCCTGCCGGCCTAGAGACAATCTACCCTAGAGTCCATGACCACTCAGCGTTTACCAGTAACttgaggaaggaaagaggaaccaGGAGGTACTGTGGAAGTGAGGTTTCTAGTGTGGCTGAGTACCCGGAGGACAACCCCAAGTCCCACAACCAGAGGGTGCTATGTCGCAGCTGGCTCACAGAGATGCCAGGTGTCACAGCCCAGCCCCCTAGAGAGTTGACACCCAAGAAACCCCGCCCCGGGGTAGGTCGCAGCTCTAGTCTTGCCTGTGGACATATTTTTACCAAATTAGTCCATGACCAGGCAGCACAGCCCAGAATGTGATTCACCTGGATCTCTCAAAGCCTGGGGCCAGGGCTGAGGGTGGGCCATGCCCCAACCAACCACTCaccacccctctcccccaccttccACCCCTACTGGCTGGCCCAGGCTGTCCAGTCAAACTTGACTGGCCATTGGCAGCCTGGCCTGGTTACCCAACCCTGGGCCCCCTGAGAAGGCTGGGGTGGCACCCAGGCAGTTACATTTGGATCCCAACGGGACATTCTGTGCTTTCCAGCTCACCCCGCAGGTCTGGGGAACTGCGGAGGAGAAAGGGCTGGGGTCATAACCGGGCGATGCCCCAAGGAAAGGGAGCCAGTCACAGGAGCTGCCCCCCTGAACAGGACCTTCCAGCGAGTCCCTCTAAAGTCCCGATCCTGACCCGGATACCCCGAAGGGCGTCGCCACCCGCGTTTACCCTGACCGCACAGATTTCCGCGGAAAGGGCCACGCTCGCACTCAAGGCCTGTGCTCTCTCCAGTGTCTCCCTCCCCTCGGGTACCCCTACTCTCCGGGCCCCTcagactcctccctcctccatatCGCCTTTGCTCCGCATGCGCTCCTCCCCGCGCGGCCACACTCGTCCCGCGTTCCTGGGGCTCCACCGCCACCCGGAGGGCGGCGACGGCCCGGCCTGCTGTCCTCCCAGAAGTTAAAGATCGTACCCGGCTCAAAGTGGTTCTGGAAAATCTCGCCCCCGAAGAAGCTGCAGAACGACATGGCGCCGGAAGGACGGCCGCACACCCACCGCCTCCGACGGATCCGAGGCCAGACTCAGGATCCGCCGCTTGTGTCCGCCTAGCGAGAACCAATCCCTCTCTGACCCCACCGGGCCCAGGAGCCCCGAGGCACAACTCCCCCAGGCAGCCAATCACGTCCGGGAATGCGAGACACCCTCTCAGGGCCTGCCTCCCACCGCCCCGCCCCTTTCCGCGGACCAATCCCTCCCCGGGGCTAGCGCTCCGACTTCCGCCTCCGGGAGGGCCCTTCCGAGGACACGCCCCCTCATCTTCCAGCTGGCCCCGCCCACCAGCCAGGACCTTTGCTCTGCGGTTCCCGAGGCCCCGCCCCGAGCTGCTGGGCGCGCAGCCGAACTGCGTCCGCCACCTGGCGGCGGCTGCAGAGACCCGGGAGACACGTCAGCTTTCTTCCCTTCCCGGCTCTAAGCCCCGGAGTACTGGCTGTTGACCAGCCTTTCCGTGCCCTCCAACTCTGAGACACCGCGGAAGAACTGCCTCTGGCTTTTATTAGACTAGGGCACCAGCGGGGGTTGCGCCGCGCTTCTTCCAGGCCCCCTCCGTTCCATCCTGCCTACAAGTCTCCCGAGGTCTCcggcttttccttctccagatgcttCTTTTGGGGACCCTGGGGGGCGAGGAACAGGAGGAGAGTTAAGTCACAGGGTCTCACCAGCCGCCTGGGTTCTCAGAGCCAGCCCCGCGCCCCCTCCCGCCGGTCCCTCCCCTGCTTCCTTTCCAGCAAGACCGCGTGCCCAGTACTAGACCCCGTGCCCAGGACTAGACCCCTGAAAGCCCCTCCTGTGGATGAGTGCAGGGGCATGCGTGCCACAGATGCCTGCCCTGGGGCAGATGGGATGAGGGGTCTGAGCCCCAGAGAGCAAGGCGGATGGGCTCACCATGAAGGCCCTCTTCTCTTGGGCTGTCTGGAAGCGGCCATGGCCAAACTTGGAGGTGGTGTCAATGAACTTGAGCTCGATGTTCTCCAGGGCCTGGCGGCTGTGGTGCACCAGGAGGGACTGGGGCCCGTGGGAGAGGGAAAACAACAAGGCAGGAGGTCCCCACTCAGCCCCTCCCGTCACCCCCAATCCACAGAGGAGGGTCTCACTCACCCACCTTCTGTTAGAACCCCTCCCTTTTTGCtttccccaccctgccctcctggagcaggCTGGAGGACAGGGCAGGCAAGCCCCCCACCCGCAACCCACTCCACAGCCCATGGGGCTCCCACTCCCCAGCTCGCCACCTGGCACTGACCTTCCTCAATGTGATGACCCGCTTCTTGGTGCCCGCGATGCAACCTTTCAGCATGACAAAGTCGTTGTTGACTTCCCCGTAGTGCGGGAAGCCTCCCTGAGGGAATGTAGGTCCAGAAAAGAGGCTCTGGGTTTAGGGGCAGCTGAGAAAACTAGGGGAACTCCCCTGGCCTGGGGTGACACTCTAGATCACATCAGGACAGTCTCTGAGCCAGATCCTAAGTCCATCCTGTGACTGTCTTATTTAAAACTCTGTATTttacagagggggaaactgaggctaggGGTGGGGGGTGATGTCACTGCTCCCAGCCCCACAGTTGCCACATCCTGCGGCTGGGGTGTGAGCCCAGGCAGCCTGACTCCAAGGGCAGAGTTGGAGCTGCTGCACCCCGAAAGCTGGGACAGGAGCTGGAGGACATGCTGTCTGCAGCGGAGACTCTGAGGCTGGCAGCGGCTTGCTGGTGCCTGAGTTCTTGGGGAGGGTGGTGCCCCGCAGGCttgccccacacacacacacaccagacccCTCAGCCAAATCAGCCACCCACTCTCACCAGCGGCGTGATGGATTTGTCAGTCACGTCGTAGCTGGTGGATGCATTGTTCTTAACCACCTTCCCGTCCTCCATGTGGAGCCCCCGGCCGATGCGGTAGATCTGCCAGGAGGACAGAGCATGTGGGGGACAGCAGGTGGCTTATGGGGTCAACAAGATGTCCATGCCCATGAGAACGTGGGCTGAGACCCAGGTGCTGGAGGAGGCATTTCAGAGAGCCTCAGGATCGAGGAGGTGTCTGGGTCCCTGGGGTGTGGCCATGGACATCCCCCCACCAGACCTGCAGACACACCTTCTTGTTGAGCTCCGTGCGGTGATGGTAGCCCTTCTGCCCAGCCCGGGCAATGGAGCAGCCCACGCGGGCAGGGTGCCAGGCACCAATGCAGGCCACCTTGCGCAGCCCCTTATGGGTCTTCCGCGGCAGCTTCTTCGTATGCCAGCGGCTCGTGACGCCTGCAGGCAGGAGGGGCTGGTGGCTGAGAGGCCAGTTTggtccccaccccctccaggcagccttcctgGAGCCACCACCCCCATGCGGCCCTACCTTTGATGCCCCTGCCCTTGGTGACGGCAATAACATCGATGATCTCATTCTGGCTGAACACACTGTGGACGGGCACCTGCTTCTCCAGCCGGGCCTGGGCCCAGGCTACCTTCTCAGCCACCGTGCCGCCGTTCAGCTGGACCTCCATGATGTGGGCCTTCTTCTGCCGGAAGGGCAGCAGCTTCATCTGGCAGATGCAACACGGCTGGTTGGTTCCCAGAAAGTCACACTGACCCCCCCATCTGTAGACATGGCATGGCCAGCTGGTGTCCCCTGGCAGGCCTCTATGCACGCGTTCATTCAGCAGATGATCCTGTCCTCTGGTGTGGCTGCATGTCCCGTTCTGTGTGAGGAACTGGGGACACAGCTTGCCATGAGCAGACAGGGTCCTGGCCCCCACGGAGCCACCAACCAACTGGGGAACAGAAGCCAAGAAAACTCTTGGAGAGGCCTATGTGTTGTGATGGAATAGAGGATGGAGGAGACAGTCATCACATGTGAGGGTGGTCAAGGAGGCCCtgtctgaggaggtgacatcagAAACAAGAAGGATCCACTAGGTGAAGATCTGAGAGCTTCTAGGGCAGAGGGAACCGcatatgcaaaggccctgtggcagggaAGATCCtggttggtggggagggggacagaAACAGGGCCAGTGTGTCTGGATCACGGTGAACaaggaggaaggttcaggatggggagaggCGAGCAGAGGCCTGGCCAGACAGGTCTCATGGGGATGAGCTGGGGATTTATTCCAAGCATGGGGGCGATGTGGTCAGACGCGTGCTTTTAAACATCTCTGTGCCGCGTGAGGCACAGGCTGTGGGGACCCCCTCTGGCAGAAGCAGGGTTGGGTTAGGTCACAGCATAGGGCTCAACCAGCACTAATGGGTGACCTGCTGGGGGCGCAGCAGTGAGAGGAAGTTACAGCCCATGAAGTTCACGTCCATGCACGGAGACAGGTTAACCAATGACGCACATAACCGGGAACTGCAAGTGTGAGAGTGAGGCAGATGGACAGGGCCACCGCCACGGGCCTGGAAGGCTTATGTGAATGTTCCAGAATAAGGCGGAAGCTGTTGATTACCTGGACCCTACTTACAGATGGGGTTCACACACGTGTGCCCAGAGAGAGGCCCCAGCCCCCCACACTGCCAcagggcaggagacccggggCCTCCGGGGCCTTGGTTGCCCGCTGGTGTGGTCAGTGGCCCGTAGACTGCAGAGCGCACAGACGTCCATCACGCCAGCCCCAGGCTGCCAGCGGCCCACGTGACCGGTCAGCCAGCACCCTGGGCCTGTGCCCAGGGCTCATGGTATTTTTAGGCTGACATTTGTCAGGGCTCCCGGAAGCCCGGTTGGGGGAGGGTAGGCCTGGGGGCTGGACTGACTAGCCAGTGTGGACCAGAGGGTGGGGGCTGACCTGGGTGTGGACGATGACCCGGATGACTTTGCAGTACTTCTTCATGGCGGCAAAGTCCTTCTGCAGCTGCTTCTTGCCGTCGGCGTCACGCCACCTCTTACAGGCCTTGGTGAAGGCTTTTTTCTTGCTCTTGTGCCTGAGCCGTGCACACAAGGTACTCAGTGGGGTGAGCGGGGTGGCCTCCATTGCCCATAGTCCACCAAGCACGGGCTAGATGTCCCCCtccgccctcctcccctccccaggggagGCACTGCTGGGCCCCTGGGGTCCCTGGGCTAGTTCCGGTCACCCTCTTTAAGCATAGATGGTCCCACCCTcgcagcctcagtttcctcctccataaAGTGGgtaccctccctgcctcctggagCTGAGAGTAAGCAGCCgtgcaggagccccaggaaggGACGTGCCAGCTGGCCTGCGGCCACATGCCCACCTGGCTGTGGCTGCTGAGCCCACTTCTAAAGTGAACAGCCGGGACTGGCCAGGCCCCAAGTCCCGTCATGCCTAACCCTCCGCAGGACACTGGAAGATGGACATCAGTATCCCCACCCTACAGacgaagaaactgaggttcacagaGATCAGAGCCCCCGGACGAGGAGCAAGCTGATCACAACTGCAACAGCAAACATAGGCCAGGTGGCAATTGCCAACCTCTTTTTCTGTGCTGAGCACTTGACACGCACTGCTCATCTCATCCTCATGACGGCCCCACGACGCGGGGACCTGTCCTGTTCCCGTGTGATggtgtctgtggtgtgtgtgtgtgtagcagaggGTGGGGTGAGAGGAGATTCCAAGAGGTCCATCAGCTTGCCTGTGGTCACACAGCCTGCTCTGACACTGGGGCCCAGGACCCTCACCTCCCGTGGAGACTCCGGTGCCTCTACCTCCATATGGAAGGAGGGTCTGTGAGGGTCCTCAGGCAGGGAGGGGGCCTTCCCTTTCAAGACTTAATGCCAGGGAAGATTTGAGACCTAAAGATGCCTTTCTTTCTGATGAGCTTGTCAGTTGTCATTTCCCTTTTCACCCTGGCTGCTAGGAAGCTCAGAACCAGCTCTGACAGGCATCACCCTGGGGGGAgaacatttgctttctttttttccgcGAACAACTTCCTTTCCAGCCCTTAGTCCTTGTCTTCTCCTGGAGTGAaggcaccacacacacacacacacacacttccctgcCTTCTGCTCGCTGTGACACCCCTCCCTGCACCCACCCACCCTGCAGGAATGATCCTCACCAGTCCTTGTAGAAGCGGCGGCGGCACTCATCACTGAGATGCTCTGCGAAGATGGTCTTGAAGCTCCGCAGGCCCCGCGGGGTGGCCACATAGCCCACCacacccaccaccaccagaggCGGCGTCTCCACAATCGTCACTGCCTCCACCTCCTCCCGCTTGGAAATTTCTGGATGAAACCCAGAGATGGAGAAGACATGGTGGGGGGGCCTCCGTGTCCCATGGGGAGGAGAAGGGTGGAGGAGCCAACCACAGCCCCATCCGCCTGCGAGAGCATGGAGCACCACAGCCCCAGGGCTGCTGCGGACAGAGGCCCCCGTGTGcagggccccaggcccccagccctcagcctccccactccctgcccttctccctgctctgccctgtgCGTGGAGTCACTGCCAGGCAAGACCCCGCCATAGGTGTCCACGCAAGCTCTGACTTGGATCTCAGGCAAGGCCTGACCtgctcctgcctcagtttccctaccaGGCTGCCCGGGAGAGGGCCAGGAGAGCCACAGCCTGGGCAGCTTCCCCCAGAGGGTCGGGCTGGCCTCCTGCAGTGGAGTACAGAAGAGCTCTAGAAGAAACCTACAACTAGTCCAAACCCATGATTTTATAGATGGTGTTACTGAGGCTGATCCAAAGAAGTGTAcgtttaaaatatgtattagaggacttccctggaggcccaggggttaggactctgaactttcttcggttcagtccctggtcgggggcttcccaggtagcactagtggtaaagaagctgtctgctaatggaggagatgtaagagacacgtgttcagtccttgggtcaggaagatcccctggaggagggcatggcaaccccagtattcttgcctggagaatcccgcggatgggggagcctggcgggctacagtccataaggttgcaaagagttggacacgactgaagcaactaagcatgcacagggaactaagatcccaccagccTTGTGTtgaggcaaaaatatatatatacaatagaagaGATGAAGAGCAGATGAGGGTTGCCAGGAGGTTGGGGGTAGCAGCTGTGGCTGTAAAAAGGTCACCAGGACGGACTCTTGTGGGAATGAAGTGTCCCAGGGTGGTGGGTACATGCATTTACATGTGACAGAACCGCACAGAACTACATAAACACACATCTTATTCAGGAGAATCCTGCATGTCACTCTCTGGCTGTGACATAGTACCATGGTTACAGGAGATGTTTCCATTGGGGAAACCTTCAAGGTACGTGGCGTTCCTCTTAAAACCACACGTGAATCTACGATGATCTCAAGACCAAAAGTATACTGTCACATCTGCCCTGAATCCCAGCTCATAacttctccatttcctcatctgtgaaccaGGGGTGATGACAGATGGCTTCTGGGGGCGTGGCCAGCAGTCAGCGTCTGACCCTTTCTGGGGCTGTTGCCCCTCCGTGAGCCCAGCTGTGGCTCCTGGCATCAGAAGGGCCTCTAGATCTCCCGGAGGTCTGGGGTGCTctgcccaccccccgcccccggcagGGCCCCTCGCAGCACTCACTGAGGCCAGGCCGGTGCACCTCCCGCAGAGTGTGCGTCATGCCCGCCTTGTAGCCCAGGAAGGCCGTGAGGTGCACGGGCTGGCTGGGGTCGTCACGAGGCCACGTCTTCACCTTGCCCCGGTGCCGGTGGCTCCTCTTGTGTGGCAGGAAGCCCAGGTGTCCATGCCGGGGGGCAGAGAACTTCCGGTGGGActgggggcgggaggggaggTAGGTCAGAGCTGGGGTCTCCCCAGGAGGGGCAGCTAGACGGTCCCAGAGTCCAGACTGGAAGTGAGCCACAGACCCCAGGCTGCGCCCGGTGGTCCTCCGGGCCTGCATCGTCCACGAGAAAGGAGGGAGGCTTCGCTAAGGGCAGTGTCTTGGGGACAAAGCCAGCTTCGGCCTCTGGCCCCCAAAGGCTCCCTGCTTCAGTGGTCCTGCCCAGCCGGGCCCAGCAGATCCTCGCTGCGGCCAGGG includes these proteins:
- the MSRB1 gene encoding methionine-R-sulfoxide reductase B1, which gives rise to MSFCSFFGGEIFQNHFEPGIYVCAKCGYELFSSRSKYAHSSPWPAFTETIHADSVAKRPEHNRPEAIKVSCGRCGNGLGHEFLNDGPKRGQSRFUIFSSSLKFIPKAEETSASQGQ
- the RPL3L gene encoding ribosomal protein uL3-like isoform X1, with the protein product MQARRTTGRSLGSVAHFQSGLWDRLAAPPGETPALTYLPSRPQSHRKFSAPRHGHLGFLPHKRSHRHRGKVKTWPRDDPSQPVHLTAFLGYKAGMTHTLREVHRPGLKISKREEVEAVTIVETPPLVVVGVVGYVATPRGLRSFKTIFAEHLSDECRRRFYKDWHKSKKKAFTKACKRWRDADGKKQLQKDFAAMKKYCKVIRVIVHTQMKLLPFRQKKAHIMEVQLNGGTVAEKVAWAQARLEKQVPVHSVFSQNEIIDVIAVTKGRGIKGVTSRWHTKKLPRKTHKGLRKVACIGAWHPARVGCSIARAGQKGYHHRTELNKKIYRIGRGLHMEDGKVVKNNASTSYDVTDKSITPLGGFPHYGEVNNDFVMLKGCIAGTKKRVITLRKSLLVHHSRQALENIELKFIDTTSKFGHGRFQTAQEKRAFMGPQKKHLEKEKPETSGDL
- the RPL3L gene encoding ribosomal protein uL3-like isoform X2 — translated: MSHRKFSAPRHGHLGFLPHKRSHRHRGKVKTWPRDDPSQPVHLTAFLGYKAGMTHTLREVHRPGLKISKREEVEAVTIVETPPLVVVGVVGYVATPRGLRSFKTIFAEHLSDECRRRFYKDWHKSKKKAFTKACKRWRDADGKKQLQKDFAAMKKYCKVIRVIVHTQMKLLPFRQKKAHIMEVQLNGGTVAEKVAWAQARLEKQVPVHSVFSQNEIIDVIAVTKGRGIKGVTSRWHTKKLPRKTHKGLRKVACIGAWHPARVGCSIARAGQKGYHHRTELNKKIYRIGRGLHMEDGKVVKNNASTSYDVTDKSITPLGGFPHYGEVNNDFVMLKGCIAGTKKRVITLRKSLLVHHSRQALENIELKFIDTTSKFGHGRFQTAQEKRAFMGPQKKHLEKEKPETSGDL